One genomic segment of Chelonia mydas isolate rCheMyd1 chromosome 1, rCheMyd1.pri.v2, whole genome shotgun sequence includes these proteins:
- the LOC102944978 gene encoding histone H2B 8 — MPEPAKSAPAPKKGSKKAVTKTQKKGDKKRRKTRKESYSIYVYKVLKQVHPDTGISSKAMGIMNSFVNDIFERIAGEASRLAHYNKRSTITSREIQTAVRLLLPGELAKHAVSEGTKAVTKYTSSK, encoded by the coding sequence ATGCCTGAACCAGCGAAATCTGCTCCAGCTCCTAAGAAGGGGTCTAAGAAGGCTGTTACTAAGACCCAGAAAAAGGGAGATAAGAAGCGTAGAAAGACTAGGAAGGAAAGCTACTCAATCTACGTGTACAAAGTGCTGAAACAAGTTCACCCAGACACTGGTATTTCTTCAAAGGCTATGGGGATCATGAACTCCTTTGTGAATGATATTTTCGAGCGTATCGCAGGGGAGGCGTCTCGTCTGGCGCATTACAACAAGCGCTCGACCATCACTTCCCGGGAGATTCAGACCGCTGTAAGACTGCTGCTGCCGGGCGAGCTGGCCAAACACGCGGTGTCTGAGGGTACTAAGGCTGTTACCAAGTACACTAGCTCTAAGTAG
- the LOC102934343 gene encoding histone H2A.J, with product MSGRGKQGGKVRAKAKSRSSRAGLQFPVGRVHRLLRKGNYAERVGAGAPVYMAAVLEYLTAEILELAGNAARDNKKTRIIPRHLQLAIRNDEELNKLLGKVTIAQGGVLPNIQAVLLPKKTESHKAKSK from the coding sequence ATGTCGGGTCGAGGAAAGCAAGGAGGTAAAGTAAGGGCGAAAGCCAAGTCTCGTTCTTCACGAGCCGGCCTACAGTTCCCAGTAGGTCGTGTGCACCGTCTTCTCCGCAAAGGTAATTATGCTGAGCGGGTGGGCGCTGGCGCCCCAGTCTATATGGCAGCGGTGCTTGAGTATCTGACTGCTGAAATATTGGAGCTGGCTGGCAACGCTGCTCGGGACAACAAGAAAACCAGGATCATTCCCCGTCACCTGCAGCTCGCCATCCGAAACGACGAGGAGCTCAACAAGCTGTTGGGGAAAGTCACTATCGCTCAAGGGGGTGTCCTGCCCAATATCCAGGCCGTGCTGCTGCCCAAGAAGACTGAGAGCCATAAGGCGAAGAGCAAGTAA
- the LOC102934932 gene encoding histone H1: protein MSETAPVVAAAAAPAPASKAPAKKAKKAAAGSKLRKPSGPSVTELITKAVSASKERKGLSLAALKKVLAAGGYDVEKNNSRIKLGLKSLVSKSVLVQTKGTGASGSFKLSKKPGETKEKAPKKKSAAKPKKPAAKKPASAAKKAKKAAAVKKSPKKAKKPAAATAKKAAKSPKKAKPAKPKKAAKSPAKAKAVKPKAAKPKPTKPKGGKAKKAAPKKK, encoded by the coding sequence ATGTCTGAAACTGCGCCTGTagttgcagcagcagctgctcctgctccagcctccaaGGCTCCAGCTAAAAAGGCAAAGAAGGCGGCAGCGGGTTCGAAACTCCGGAAGCCCTCGGGCCCCAGCGTGACCGAGCTGATCACTAAGGCAGTGTCAGCCTCTAAGGAACGCAAAGGGCTTTCTTTGGCTGCTCTTAAGAAAGTTCTGGCAGCTGGAGGGTACGATGTAGAAAAAAATAATAGTCGTATTAAGCTGGGGCTAAAGAGTCTGGTGAGCAAAAGCGTTTTGGTACAGACCAAAGGTACCGGTGCCTCGGGTTCCTTCAAACTCAGCAAGAAGCCGGGTGAGACAAAGGAGAAGGCACCTAAGAAAAAGTCAGCGGCAAAACCTAAGAAACCAGCTGCCAAGAAGCCTGCCAGCGCTGCTAAGAAGGCTAAGAAAGCTGCGGCCGTAAAAAAGAGCCCGAAAAAAGCCAAGAAACCAGCGGCTGCCACGGCGAAGAAAGCAGCCAAGAGCCCGAAAAAGGCCAAACCTGCCAAGCCCAAAAAGGCAGCTAAGAGCCCGGCTAAGGCCAAGGCGGTGAAGCCTAAGGCTGCCAAGCCCAAGCCCACCAAACCTAAAGGAGGAAAGGCTAAGAAGGCAGCGCCTAAGaagaagtga